One window of the Ictidomys tridecemlineatus isolate mIctTri1 chromosome 11, mIctTri1.hap1, whole genome shotgun sequence genome contains the following:
- the LOC144368598 gene encoding PRAME family member 12-like, with amino-acid sequence MSIQSPPTLLELAGHSMLSDKSRAILDLEDLPIEFFPPLFVEAFRRGHTEVLKKMVQAWPFTCLPLGALMRQSQLQMIRVVLDGLDMLLAQQDRPRRWKLQVLDLRRVPWNFWRTWSGAVVDACSPEDMMKNQALKLGPAMAAKPPLKIFIDLCLTEGPMDEFLTLLFLWVTQRIDGLQLCCNRLRIFGKPTSHTRKVLRLLQWDSVKKVEVQCTWAPSTLAAYAPFLGQMRNLWKLLVSQVHMPAHTSPEEQEHLKTPLETLSITNCPLSDSDWNYLSCCPNTSQLRHLDLRYITLTNFSPEPLKILLETVAATLKNLDLEACEMTDSQLQAILPALSRCSKLRILCLFGNRISMSVLRDLVLHTARLSQLSIELYPAPLESYDAQGAIYPGRCSQLCAELTAILKDFRQPNVLIFRTVSCPQCGRMFLYNQGLIHCSCPTAA; translated from the exons ATGAGCATCCAGTCCCCACCCACGCTGCTGGAGCTAGCAGGGCACAGCATGCTGAGTGACAAGTCCAGGGCCATCCTGGATTTAGAGGACCTGCCCATAGAGTTCTTCCCACCACTCTTTGTGGAGGCCTTCaggaggggacacactgaggtCCTGAAGAAAATGGTGCAGGCCTGGCCCTTTACCTGCCTGCCCCTGGGGGCCCTAATGAGGCAGTCACAGCTGCAGATGATCCGAGTGGTACTGGATGGGCTGGACATGCTGCTTGCCCAGCAGGATCGCCCCAG GAGGTGGAAACTGCAGGTGCTGGATTTGCGGAGGGTTCCATGGAACTTCTGGAGGACGTGGTCTGGAGCCGTGGTTGATGCCTGCTCCCCAGAGGACATGATGAAGAATCAAGCATTGAAACTTGGTCCAGCAATGGCAGCTAAGCCACCCTTGAAGATATTCATAGACTTGTGCCTCACAGAAGGGCCCATGGATGAATTCCTGACTCTTTTGTTCCTGTGGGTCACACAGAGAATTGACGGCCTGCAACTGTGTTGCAATAGGCTGAGGATCTTTGGGAAACCCACCAGCCACACCAGGAAGGTCCTGAGACTGTTGCAGTGGGACTCTGTCAAAAAGGTGGAAGTACAGTGCACCTGGGCGCCCTCCACCTTGGCTGCTTATGCTCCTTTTTTGGGCCAGATGAGGAACTTGTGGAAGCTGCTTGTCTCCCAGGTCCACATGCCTGCCCACACCTCCCCAGAGGAGCAGGA GCACCTGAAGACCCCCCTGGAGACCCTCTCAATAACCAACTGCCCGCTCTCAGACTCTGACTGGAATTATCTCTCCTGCTGCCCAAACACCAGCCAGCTCAGACACCTGGATCTGAGGTACATCACACTGACCAATTTCAGTCCAGAGCCCCTCAAAATTCTTCTGGAGACTGTTGCAGCCACCCTGAAGAACCTGGACTTGGAAGCCTGTGAGATGACAGACTCCCAGCTCCAAGCCATCCTGCCTGCCCTGAGCCGCTGCTCCAAGCTCAGGATCTTGTGCCTTTTCGGGAACCGCATCTCCATGTCAGTCTTGAGGGACCTGGTGCTTCACACTGCCAGGCTGAGTCAGTTGAGCATAGAACTGTACCCTGCCCCTCTGGAGAGCTATGATGCCCAGGGTGCCATCTACCCAGGGAGATGTTCCCAACTCTGTGCTGAGCTCACAGCAATACTGAAGGACTTTAGGCAGCCAAACGTCCTTATTTTCCGTACTGTCTCATGTCCTCAATGTGGCCGCATGTTCCTCTACAACCAGGGCCTCATTCACTGTTCCTGTCCAACAGCTGCCTAG